From the Microplitis mediator isolate UGA2020A chromosome 6, iyMicMedi2.1, whole genome shotgun sequence genome, one window contains:
- the LOC130670171 gene encoding GATOR complex protein WDR59-like isoform X1, whose amino-acid sequence MLKRWVSDYAVTEHRDLQANTMALDTTGTYVLLAGRRFLAIKKLDDSEEYDTLKKFPRQSKYEVGSAEWNPTINNCNFCAISSNTRIEILNFAGSSSQDLPTIHSLKAHNRVVSDLNWHPKEPDIIASCSIDTFIHIWDLRDSRKPSLSLSAVAGSSQVKWSPLLSHTLATAHDGDVKIWDKRKSNSPVQYIAAHLTKIHGLDWCPFQQNQVATSSQDCSVKVFDICNPRKADSILSTNYPVWRARYTPFGESLVTIVVPPLRRGENSLLLWNIANLNTPIYTFVGHTDVVLEFQWRHPKINSNDYELITWSKDQCLRIFKIDTFLKKLCGHDMDDASSLYAQYSEDTNLRALQSVEDIQLNDSQNDNESNYSSIKADMQTIPNEINANSDNDKELPSPTQPKTLQQEFSLINMNIPNIELNSMDVIERSCTVTARNKNYYVILKVNFPGNYPYSAQPTFQFCSGTTVDNATMAKLLRVLKQTSQQRVKKNRTCLEPCLRQLVITLEQMCVPDESESNLLDYHIQSNADFLNSTAICTNYQDNYIPFPRTSGAKFCSLGILVCFGRSTLTRRSSIIKPDGTTPRSLSALGNIGNGGLYMNMYSSPYRQSGDTMSISSFYFPERQQRLARKNVYNSSLDQSQNCFSKNYYSLVTVYDTSLLFFVNKELAEKYVLNLTDIPAMCQHNANTASLLNRPDLIQAWCLSALVVSPLSNSSLNSCQIQDILLPWPLHPFGQKLVHSLIQHYVNQSDIQMAGMLSCVFSNRSENLDSNHGYLSSKSVNVSSQFNGKRWLKPGGSPYHTIHPADTSIEGWNFQSLKQNRSSSWSESLDELKTTQDSLSDTGRSIRLLDENNTVLYDRYKKVYAEVLHRWRLLDGRAQILKHVSVAHIDSQKDVKIQNECHLCMHTNRGPQCTGCKRLSFQCIICHLSVRGHSTFCIVCGHGGHTQHLAAWFTNEKVCPTGCGCACLQESTNLLKL is encoded by the exons GCCAATACCATGGCATTGGATACTACTGGAACTTATGTTTTATTAGCTgg ACGCCGATttttggcaataaaaaaattagacgaTAGCGAAGAATATGATACGTTGAAAAAGTTTCCAAGGCAAAGTAAATATGAAGTAGGATCTGCTGAATGGAATcctacaataaataattgtaatttctGTGCTATATCT AGTAACACGCGAatcgaaatattaaattttgctGGTAGCAGTAGTCAAGACCTGCCAACAATTCACAGCTTGAAAGCTCACAATAGAGTTGTTAGTGATCTAAATTGGCATCCAAAAGAACCAGACATCATAGCTTCTTGCAGTAtcgatacttttattcacATATGGGATCTGAGAGATTCTAGAAAACCTTCTTTATCTTTATCAGCAGTAG CGGGTTCATCACAAGTAAAATGGAGTCCATTGTTATCGCATACACTGGCAACGGCTCATGATGGGGATGTTAAAATATGGGATAAAAGAAAAAGCAATAGTCCCGTGCAGTATATTGCAGCTCATTTAACTAAAATTCATGGATTAGACTGGTGTCCATTTCAACAAAACCAAGTAGCTACCTCCAGTCAAGATTGTTCTGTAAAAGTTTTTGATATTTGCAACCCGCGTAAAGCGGACAGTATTTTGTCAACTAACTATCCTGTTTGGAGAGCTAGATATacg CCATTTGGAGAAAGTTTAGTAACAATTGTTGTTCCGCCTCTTCGTCGGGGAGAAAATAGCCTTTTATTATGGAATATTGCAAATCTCAATACACCAATTTACACCTTTGTTGGTCATACAGACGTTGttttagaatttcaatggCGACAtcctaaaataaatagtaatgattacGAATTGATAACGTGGTCAAAAGATCAATGtttgagaatatttaaaattgatacgtttttaaaaaaattatgtggtCATGATATGGACGATGCTTCTTCTCTATATGCTCAATATTCTGAAGATACAAACTTAA gagcATTACAATCAGTTGAAGATATTCAACTTAATGATTCTCAAAATGATAATGAGTCGAATTATTCTTCTATTAAAGCTGACATGCAAACAATACCCAATGAAATCAATGCTAATTCAGATAATGATAAAGAATTACCGTCACCTACACAACCAAAGACATTGCAACAAGAATTTTccttaataaatatgaatattccTAACATAGAATTAAATTCCATGGATGTAATAGAGAGAAGTTGCACGGTAAcagcaagaaataaaaattattacgttATACTGAAAGTTAATTTTCCTGGAAATTATCCCTATAGTGCACAGCCTACGTTTCAATTTTGCTCGGGCACAACAGTTGATAATGCAACGATGGCTAAATTACTAAGAGTTCTCAAACAAACTTCGCAGCAacgagtcaaaaaaaatcgaacttGCTTAGAGCCCTGCTTGAGACAACTTGTAATAACTTTAGAACAAATGTGTGTCCCAGATGAAAGTGAATCAAATCTCCTAGATTATCACATTCAATCTAATGccgattttttaaactcaacgGCTATATGTACTAATTATCAAGATAATTATATTCCATTTCCGAGAACATCTGGTGCTAAGTTTTGCAGCTTAGGAATTCTTGTTTGTTTCGGTCGTTCGACTTTAACTAGACGATCGTCTATCATTAAACCAGACGGAACCACACCGCGTTCTCTTTCAGCTTTAGGAAATATTGGAAATGGCGGATTGTATATGAATATGTATTCTAGTCCATACCGTCAATCAGGGGATACTATGTCTATtagctcattttattttcccgaacgt CAACAAAGGTTGGCAcggaaaaatgtttataattcGTCTCTAGATCAAAGTCAAAATtgtttcagtaaaaattattattcactaGTTACTGTATATGAtacttcattattattttttgtgaacAAGGAACTTGCTGAAAAATatgt cTTAAATTTAACAGATATTCCGGCTATGTGTCAACATAATGCAAATACTGCTTCATTATTAAATCGTCCTGATTTAATTCAAGCCTGGTGTTTATCTGCTCTTGTGGTTTCGCCATTATCGAATTCATCACTAAATTCTTGTCAAATCCAAGACATACTTTTGCCTTGGCCGCTTCATCCATTTGGACAGAAACTTGTTCATTCAct AATTCAGCACTACGTGAATCAGTCTGACATTCAGATGGCTGGAATGTTGAGCTGCGTGTTCAGTAATCGTTCAGAAAATCTTGACAGTAATCATGGATATTTGTCAAGTAAATCAGTTAATGTTAGC TCGCAATTCAATGGAAAGAGGTGGTTGAAG CCTGGAGGATCACCATATCACACAATCCACCCAGCAGATACTAGTATCGAGGGTTGGAATTTTCAAAGCTTGAAACAAAACCGATCGAGCTCATGGTCTGAGTCTCTAGATGAGTTAAAGACTACCCAAGATTCATTGAGTGACACAGGTCGCAGTATTCGATTGTTAGATGAAAATAATACTGTGTTGTACGACCGTTACAAAAAAGTATATGCAGAAGTCCTTCACAGATGGAGACTTCTCGATGGAAGAgcacaaattttaaaacatgTTAGTGTTGCCCATATTGATTCGCAAAAGGatgtaaaaattcaaaatgagTGTCATCTTTGTATGCATACAAATCGAGGACCGCAATGTACTGGTTGTAAACGTTTATCGTTTCAATGTATTATTTGTCATCTATCAGTTAGAG GTCACAGTACATTTTGTATTGTTTGTGGTCATGGTGGACATACACAACATCTTGCAGCGTGGTTTACTAACGAAAAAGTTTGTCCAACCGGTTGTGGCTGTGCTTGTCTTCAAGAAAGTacaaatttgttaaaattatga
- the LOC130670171 gene encoding GATOR complex protein WDR59-like isoform X2 has product MLKRWVSDYAVTEHRDLQANTMALDTTGTYVLLAGRRFLAIKKLDDSEEYDTLKKFPRQSKYEVGSAEWNPTINNCNFCAISSNTRIEILNFAGSSSQDLPTIHSLKAHNRVVSDLNWHPKEPDIIASCSIDTFIHIWDLRDSRKPSLSLSAVAGSSQVKWSPLLSHTLATAHDGDVKIWDKRKSNSPVQYIAAHLTKIHGLDWCPFQQNQVATSSQDCSVKVFDICNPRKADSILSTNYPVWRARYTPFGESLVTIVVPPLRRGENSLLLWNIANLNTPIYTFVGHTDVVLEFQWRHPKINSNDYELITWSKDQCLRIFKIDTFLKKLCGHDMDDASSLYAQYSEDTNLRALQSVEDIQLNDSQNDNESNYSSIKADMQTIPNEINANSDNDKELPSPTQPKTLQQEFSLINMNIPNIELNSMDVIERSCTVTARNKNYYVILKVNFPGNYPYSAQPTFQFCSGTTVDNATMAKLLRVLKQTSQQRVKKNRTCLEPCLRQLVITLEQMCVPDESESNLLDYHIQSNADFLNSTAICTNYQDNYIPFPRTSGAKFCSLGILVCFGRSTLTRRSSIIKPDGTTPRSLSALGNIGNGGLYMNMYSSPYRQSGDTMSISSFYFPERQQRLARKNVYNSSLDQSQNCFSKNYYSLVTVYDTSLLFFVNKELAEKYVLNLTDIPAMCQHNANTASLLNRPDLIQAWCLSALVVSPLSNSSLNSCQIQDILLPWPLHPFGQKLVHSLIQHYVNQSDIQMAGMLSCVFSNRSENLDSNHGYLSSKSVNVSPGGSPYHTIHPADTSIEGWNFQSLKQNRSSSWSESLDELKTTQDSLSDTGRSIRLLDENNTVLYDRYKKVYAEVLHRWRLLDGRAQILKHVSVAHIDSQKDVKIQNECHLCMHTNRGPQCTGCKRLSFQCIICHLSVRGHSTFCIVCGHGGHTQHLAAWFTNEKVCPTGCGCACLQESTNLLKL; this is encoded by the exons GCCAATACCATGGCATTGGATACTACTGGAACTTATGTTTTATTAGCTgg ACGCCGATttttggcaataaaaaaattagacgaTAGCGAAGAATATGATACGTTGAAAAAGTTTCCAAGGCAAAGTAAATATGAAGTAGGATCTGCTGAATGGAATcctacaataaataattgtaatttctGTGCTATATCT AGTAACACGCGAatcgaaatattaaattttgctGGTAGCAGTAGTCAAGACCTGCCAACAATTCACAGCTTGAAAGCTCACAATAGAGTTGTTAGTGATCTAAATTGGCATCCAAAAGAACCAGACATCATAGCTTCTTGCAGTAtcgatacttttattcacATATGGGATCTGAGAGATTCTAGAAAACCTTCTTTATCTTTATCAGCAGTAG CGGGTTCATCACAAGTAAAATGGAGTCCATTGTTATCGCATACACTGGCAACGGCTCATGATGGGGATGTTAAAATATGGGATAAAAGAAAAAGCAATAGTCCCGTGCAGTATATTGCAGCTCATTTAACTAAAATTCATGGATTAGACTGGTGTCCATTTCAACAAAACCAAGTAGCTACCTCCAGTCAAGATTGTTCTGTAAAAGTTTTTGATATTTGCAACCCGCGTAAAGCGGACAGTATTTTGTCAACTAACTATCCTGTTTGGAGAGCTAGATATacg CCATTTGGAGAAAGTTTAGTAACAATTGTTGTTCCGCCTCTTCGTCGGGGAGAAAATAGCCTTTTATTATGGAATATTGCAAATCTCAATACACCAATTTACACCTTTGTTGGTCATACAGACGTTGttttagaatttcaatggCGACAtcctaaaataaatagtaatgattacGAATTGATAACGTGGTCAAAAGATCAATGtttgagaatatttaaaattgatacgtttttaaaaaaattatgtggtCATGATATGGACGATGCTTCTTCTCTATATGCTCAATATTCTGAAGATACAAACTTAA gagcATTACAATCAGTTGAAGATATTCAACTTAATGATTCTCAAAATGATAATGAGTCGAATTATTCTTCTATTAAAGCTGACATGCAAACAATACCCAATGAAATCAATGCTAATTCAGATAATGATAAAGAATTACCGTCACCTACACAACCAAAGACATTGCAACAAGAATTTTccttaataaatatgaatattccTAACATAGAATTAAATTCCATGGATGTAATAGAGAGAAGTTGCACGGTAAcagcaagaaataaaaattattacgttATACTGAAAGTTAATTTTCCTGGAAATTATCCCTATAGTGCACAGCCTACGTTTCAATTTTGCTCGGGCACAACAGTTGATAATGCAACGATGGCTAAATTACTAAGAGTTCTCAAACAAACTTCGCAGCAacgagtcaaaaaaaatcgaacttGCTTAGAGCCCTGCTTGAGACAACTTGTAATAACTTTAGAACAAATGTGTGTCCCAGATGAAAGTGAATCAAATCTCCTAGATTATCACATTCAATCTAATGccgattttttaaactcaacgGCTATATGTACTAATTATCAAGATAATTATATTCCATTTCCGAGAACATCTGGTGCTAAGTTTTGCAGCTTAGGAATTCTTGTTTGTTTCGGTCGTTCGACTTTAACTAGACGATCGTCTATCATTAAACCAGACGGAACCACACCGCGTTCTCTTTCAGCTTTAGGAAATATTGGAAATGGCGGATTGTATATGAATATGTATTCTAGTCCATACCGTCAATCAGGGGATACTATGTCTATtagctcattttattttcccgaacgt CAACAAAGGTTGGCAcggaaaaatgtttataattcGTCTCTAGATCAAAGTCAAAATtgtttcagtaaaaattattattcactaGTTACTGTATATGAtacttcattattattttttgtgaacAAGGAACTTGCTGAAAAATatgt cTTAAATTTAACAGATATTCCGGCTATGTGTCAACATAATGCAAATACTGCTTCATTATTAAATCGTCCTGATTTAATTCAAGCCTGGTGTTTATCTGCTCTTGTGGTTTCGCCATTATCGAATTCATCACTAAATTCTTGTCAAATCCAAGACATACTTTTGCCTTGGCCGCTTCATCCATTTGGACAGAAACTTGTTCATTCAct AATTCAGCACTACGTGAATCAGTCTGACATTCAGATGGCTGGAATGTTGAGCTGCGTGTTCAGTAATCGTTCAGAAAATCTTGACAGTAATCATGGATATTTGTCAAGTAAATCAGTTAATGTTAGC CCTGGAGGATCACCATATCACACAATCCACCCAGCAGATACTAGTATCGAGGGTTGGAATTTTCAAAGCTTGAAACAAAACCGATCGAGCTCATGGTCTGAGTCTCTAGATGAGTTAAAGACTACCCAAGATTCATTGAGTGACACAGGTCGCAGTATTCGATTGTTAGATGAAAATAATACTGTGTTGTACGACCGTTACAAAAAAGTATATGCAGAAGTCCTTCACAGATGGAGACTTCTCGATGGAAGAgcacaaattttaaaacatgTTAGTGTTGCCCATATTGATTCGCAAAAGGatgtaaaaattcaaaatgagTGTCATCTTTGTATGCATACAAATCGAGGACCGCAATGTACTGGTTGTAAACGTTTATCGTTTCAATGTATTATTTGTCATCTATCAGTTAGAG GTCACAGTACATTTTGTATTGTTTGTGGTCATGGTGGACATACACAACATCTTGCAGCGTGGTTTACTAACGAAAAAGTTTGTCCAACCGGTTGTGGCTGTGCTTGTCTTCAAGAAAGTacaaatttgttaaaattatga